The sequence TTCAATTGCTCAATTTGGCTGAGCAATAACATAGCTAGTCCCATTAAAGACATACCGAAAGCTAGCGTAATCATCGGACGAACCCGGTCAAAAATCCGATTGATAGGCAATAAAAAGATGAGAATAGCGACAACACCAAATGTGCTTAGTAGCATACCGCTTGTTTTCGTATCAAAGCCAAGTGATTCCACTTTTAAGGGCAACAGAAGTGCCAGTACGCCTTGTGAAAACATTAAAAAGAATGCCCCGGCAAATGCGCGTACCATACCTGGATGTTGGAATAAGTGTCTGACTCTGAAATTACCCACTTTTCTAGTCGATTGTTTAGGAACATGAGTAAATGAGCGAAGAACAAAGAAAGCAACAATGGCGAGTATAAGCATAATACCGCCGTTGACGGCCATTATGAAAGGTGTACTTGTCTTAGCCGCAACAATGCCTCCATAGGCTGGACCAACAATTGCAGCCATTCCGACAAACGCACCAGAAATAGCAACACTTTTTCCACGTTTCGATTCTTCGGCACGGTTTGCCAGGAAAGTGAAAGCCGCTGGGACAATCAATCCTTCCATGAATCCATGGACAAAACGAACACCGAGCAGTGACATTGGCCCGGTTGCGAAAGAATAAAGAAAGAGTGATAGGGCAGCTGCAAAAAGTCCAATGAGTAAAATAATAAAGGGTCCTTTTTTATCTGTCATGAAGCCGGAAATGATATTCCCAATCGTGTTGGAAAATGAATACATACCAACGGCGAGTCCTATTAAAAATGGTGACGCGCCAAGCGATAACGCGAATGGGCTCATGACAGGTAATTGTGAAAATAAATCAAAAAACGAGAAAAATACAATTAGATAAACAAAACCACGCATAAGAAAGCCTCTTTTCATTTGAAGATACCATCCTCTACCTTACCATTTTTCTCGTATGATTGGAAAAGGATAGATTGTGAACAATTAGCAACTTCATTCAGCAGAAGCCCAAACACCTGCTGAATGAAGAATGGAAGGCAACCTAAGATCGCCGCGTCCTGCGGCAACGGTTGCATGACCTACATCCTGTAGGACCGCGGATGTCACAGATTTTGAAGGGAGTCAGAAGGCAACCTAAGAACGCCGCGTCCTGCGGCAATGGTTGCATACCTGCATCCTGCAGGCACAAGCTCAATTCAAAATCTGGACGCAATCACGCCAAGGCTTGATTGATCGAATTATTATAGATAGCTTTTCGAACGCTCTAACGTTAAAATTATGGAATAGTAAAGTTACGAAAGGGGAAATGAACGATGACGATTAGAGTTGGAATAGCAGGGTATGGAAATTTGGGGCGTGGTGTAGAATCTGCGATTGCTCAAAACAAAGATATGGAATTGGTTGGGGTGTTCTCGAGAAGAAATCCGGCAGATGTGCAGTTGCTGAATAATAATGTGCCCGTACATACGATGGACGATATTCAAAATTACACGGATGCCATTGATGTTCTAATTCTTTGTGGCGGATCGAAAAACGATTTACCTGAACAAGGACCGGCATTAGCCGCGTTGTTTAATACAGTGGATAGTTTTGATACACATGCGAAAATTCCGGAATATTTCGAGGCAGTTGATGCAACGGCGAAACCGAATGGCAAGACAGCTATTATTTCCGTCGGTTGGGATCCAGGTTTATTTTCCATCAATCGTTTGTATGGCGAAGCAGTGTTGTCGGAAGGTGCGACGTACACATTTTGGGGTAAAGGCTTGAGCCAGGGACATTCGGATGCAGTTAGACGAATTCCAGGCGTCAAAGGGGCTGTCCAATATACAATCCCTGTTCCCGATGCTGTAGACCGTGTGCGTAGTGGGTCATTGCCTGAACTATCAACACGTGAAAAGCATACGCGTGACTGCTATGTGGTGTTACATGAAGGTGTGAGCGCTGAGGAAGTCAAACAGGCGATTGTTACGATGCCTGACTACTTCACAGATTACGACACGACAGTAACATTCATTACGGAAGAAGAATTGGCGCGTGATCATTCTGCAATGCCACATGGAGGGTTCGTCATTCGCAGTGGAAAAACCGGTGAAGGCAATGCCCAAGTGATGGAGTACTCATTGAAGCTTGATAGCAACCCTGAATTCACATCGAGTGTTTTAGTTGCCTACGCACGTGCAGCTTATCGGTTGAATCAAAACGGCGAAACTGGTGCGAAAACAGTATTTGACATTGCACCGGGATTGTTATCTCCGAAGAGTGCAGCTGAATTGCGTAAGGAATTGCTGTAAAATATAGCAGTAGTGATTAATTATGGCGTTACCTTGTTAGCTGAGGTAACGCTATTTTTCTAAAGTTAAGAAGGGAGCGGAGTGCATGAAGTTTTATCTTGCATCAGGTTTTCAGAACAAAAAGGCTGTCAACTATGTAAGTGGAAAGTTGATAGAAGCAGGTTGTGTACATACATATGATTGGACGAAGAATGATAGGGCCATGACACTGGAAGAGTTAAAGGTGATTGGTGAAGCGGAGAAAAAAGCGATATTGGAATCTGATGTTGTTGTTATTTTATTGCCTGGAGGGAAAGGAAGTCATATTGAATTAGGGATTGCACTCGGTCGAGGAAAGAAAATCTTTTTGTATTCGGCGGATGAGAAAGTGAATGATTTTGACACAACGAGTACCTTTTATCATTTGCCGGAAGTTGAACAGGTCATTGGTACATTGGATGAGTTGGTGGAGAGAGTTTGCGGTTTTTTAACTGGATACTCGCGCTTGCATTTTTGATGTCATAAAGAAATAATTTACCCTTGAGCTTCTACCAGCTTGAGCGATAGATGAAACTATATTTTAAACAATGAAAGCGTTATCTCGATTTTATGAGACGACGCTTTTTTGCTTGAACAATTATCGTCATGTGTATAAACGGTTTCCCTTCGTTTTCTTATGTGACAAAACTGTCAGCTACATGTCACGCTGAGCGATGGATGAGACAAATTAGACATGGTACATTTTACATTAGGTAGTTTGCATGTACGTTAAGAAATTTGAAAATCCAAAATAGATAAGGAAAGGGTGCTACTCGTAATGATTAAAAAAGGGTCTATTCGGCCAATTATAATGATGGCATTAATGTTGGTGCTAACAGGTTGTACTTCCAATAATTCAGCTGGGGAGACGGACGAATTTTCTTTACCACAAGAAGAAAAGAAAGTGATTATTGAAACAGCTCAAGTTAAACAAGGGAACTTATATTCAACAAGGGGGCTTTCGGCTCAAGTAGTTTCAGCTCAAGAAGTAGAAGTATATGTAAACCTTGGAGGAAGAATTATAGAAATAGCTGTTAAGGAAGGAGAAATTGTGGAGAGGGGTCAAATCATTGCGCTGCTTGATTCTGAAGAACAGGAAATGGTAATTAGTCAGGCAAATGATGCGGTAGATCAGGCCAAGGCACAAATCAATCAAGCAGAGCAACAGTTACAAACTGCGGAGCATAGCAAACGACAAGCTACTAGTCGCCACGAGCAATCGAAGTTGGCGTTCGCCAGACTTGAAAAACAATATAGTAAGTTTCAGGATCCACAGGATGAAAGTGAAATGGAAACGTCCCAAAGCATCGATTTAGCAGAACTAAAAAGCCAATGGGATAATGCGCTAAGCAACCTTGAAAAGTCATCACGGCTTTATGATAAAGACATCATACCTCGCAAAGAATTAGAGCAAGCACAAACGCAAGAAGAAAGTGCCAGAAGAAGCTATGAAAAAAGTTTGTTGTCCGCAAAGGAGTCTGCTGAAAAAAATGTACTTGCTGTAAACGAGTCTTCCGAAGAGTTAAAGAACACAATTGAAAACGATAAAATTAGTTTGTTAATTTCTGAAATGGAGCTTCAACAAGCAGATGTAGGAATAGAGCAGGCAAAAATAATATTGACACAAGCACAACAGGCTTCGCAGCAGGCAAAGAAGGTGTCTGAGAAAGCGAAAACTAAGTTGAGTGAATCAGTCATCCGGGCCCCATTCACAGGGATTGTTAACAATGTTCATGTGAAAGAAGGGGGGTATGCAGCACCGCAAGCTCCGATTGTAACGATGTTTAATAATCAACAGCTAAAAGTGATGTCATCCATTTATCCCACGCAGAAAAAGGATTTAGTTAAAGGGCAAAAGGTCGAAATAGTCGGCGTGAATGGAGAAGTAAGTCATGTTGGAGAAATTACATATATCGCCCCCTATGTAGACGACAAAGGTTTTATACAACTGGAAGCTTCTATACAAGGAGGAGATTCTCAGAATTTTATTGTTGGGGAGCACGTGGAGCTAGTAGTCGAAACAATGATAGGTGAGGACCAATTAATAATCCCTACCAAAGCAATTACGGAAAAGGACGGCAGGGCATTTATTTATAGCATACAAGATTCTAAAGCTAGTTACCTGGAAATAGAGATTTTACAAATGCAAGAGGAATGGACTTCTGTAAAAGGAAATCTTCAATCTGGAGAAGAAATCGCAGTGAAAGGTATGGTGTTACTATCTGATGGTTCGAATGTGCAAGTCGTTGGTGGGGTAGAGCCGAATGAAGAGAAAACGAACCAGGCTAAGGAAAACAAGGATTCATCTAAAGAGAAAGACGGTGAATCTCGTTGATTACTATGGCTGTCAAGCGTTCGGTTGCTGTAACTTTACTCCTAGTAGGAATTGTTGTGACAGGAATCTTTTGTCTTCAAAAGTTTAATGTAGAATTGATGCCAGAGTTTAAATTGTCGATGGCGTTTATCACGGCAAACTATCCAAATGCTTCTGCTGAAGAAGTCGATCAAAAAATTACTGTGCCACTGGAGCAGTTGCTTAAAGAAGATCAGGATATTAAGAGCGTAAGTTCTACTTCGTCTAAAGGAAGTTCTAGTATTTTCGTCACTTTTAAGTCGAATATTAATCTTGAGAAGAAAATCCAAGATCTGCAAATGAAAATTGATGGAAGTAGAAGTATGATGCCGGCCGGTGTGCAGTCCCTAGTTATCTCTGATTACAATAGGAGTATGGGAAGGGAACCAGTTATCGGATTCTCTATTTTGGGAGCTAAGGGAGATGAATCTTTTCTTCAGCGTATAGAGTCAGAAATTGCTAATATACAGGGCGTGGCAGAGGTAAAATTTCGCGGGAGTAATGTGAGGCAATTGCGTATAAATTTGAACTCACAGCAGCTTGCTGCGTATAAATTAACAACTAGCGATCTATTGAAGGCACTCACGAAAAATTCGGTACAAACCATTGGGACCATACAGGAAAGTGGAAAGGAGTTACAATTGGTTGTCCCTGAAGAGCAATATACCATTGCTGCGATTGAACAAACCAAGATTCCGACCGCGGATGGACTATTTATTTCGATTCGGGACATTGCTGACATTTCTATTGTGAGCAACGAAGAAAAGAATCTCTATACCATTAATGATAAGCCGACAATTGGATTCTCTGTTGTAAAGGAATCGAATGCGAATATTGTAGAAGTAACGGATGCGATTTTAGAAAAAATAGAAACATTGAAAGAAACGTTACCCCAAGGAATTGATATCCAAATAGGCGATAATGCAGGGATCTTTGTGAAAGACTCCATTAAGCAAGTGACGAATAACTTAATTATGGGTGGATTGTTAGCTAGTGCAGTTCTGCTTTTCTTTTTCAAAAGTTTTCGCATACTAGTTATTATCGTTCTATCCATTCCTATCTCGATTATTATGGCACTAATCGCTCTGTATTTTTCAGGTCAAACATTAAATGTGCTCTCGTTAGCAGGACTTGCACTAGGAGTCGGCATGATGGTGGATAGCTCAATCGTTATCCTCGAAAATATTATTAAATATAAACAACAAGGGTACCCGATATTTGAAGCAGTTAAGCAGGGGAGTAAAGAACTACGCCAGGCGGTTATTGCCTCTACATTAACAACTATTATTGTTTTTTCACCTCTGTTTTTTATCGGTGATTTGAAAAGCTTAACTATGCCCTTTGCTCTTGCTGTTATTTTTACATTAATTGCTTCTCTTCTTGCAGCAATAACGATTGTGCCTATGCTTTCTTATAAATGGATGGGTAGTGAAAAAGTAGTCATACAGAACAATGCAAAATGGCTTAGTGGGCTTATTAACCAGTATCAAAAAGTATTGAAGTGGTCATTGAAAAAACGATGGGTGCCAGTCTTGGTTGCGCTCGCTTTAAGTATAGGTAGCTTGTTTTTGATCCCATTAATTGGATTCGAGGCTATAACTGTGGAAGATGATGGCAGGATTCACATGGACGCCTCCATGCATGGCAAGCTTTCAGAGGATGAGTTATTGCTGTTGATAAAACAATTAGATGATGCGATAGAGCCTTTTGACAACATCATTCAAGTGAAGGAGAAGAGTGTTGAGCAAGGTTATATTTCTTATTTCATTCAACTAGTGCCAAAGAGTGAACGGAAAGAACAGTTGCAAGAAATTTTAGCTCAAGTGAAACAATCATTGGCGCCTTCATCGATGGTTTCTTTATATATAAATGGAGAAGAACTTGAAGTTTTTGATGCAAACCGAGAACAGCGGATAGATGTTACTTTATCTGGAACAAATTATGAGGTTTTAACAGCGTTAACAGAACAAGTTACGCTTTTTCTAGAAAACACACCTGGAATTGTGGATATCGATGTTCCAGATATTAGTGGAGAACCACAATTAAAATTAGTAGTCAATAACGCTCTAGCTGCAAAATATGGATTGGATCGGGAGCAAATTGTGATGCAAATGCAAGAGGCCGTCATGAATGATGAAGTCATGCGTTTCTCTGAAAATGAGACAGACTATCGAGTCTATGTGAACTATGCAAATCGACAAACTGATACGATGGCATTTTGGGAAAATTTGAATGTTAAAACAGCTAGTGGAGATCATATACCTTTATTCGCCGTGGCGTCATTTGAATCTACACAGGGTCCAATATCCATACAACGGAAAGGGTTTAAACAAGGAATAACGGTTCGTGCAAGTGTTGCAGCTACTGATGAAACCGGTGAAATCATCAATGAATTTAATCGGATGTTGGAGGAGATTCCGTTCCCTCCGGAGTATGGTTATGAGTTTTATAGTTTTGACACTGGTGATGAGGAGCTTATTACTAAGTTGATAGTCGCTATAGTTGCTGCTATAGGGCTTGTCTATGCTGTCTTGGCAATTCAATTCAACTCATATAGTCAACCCATTATTATTATGCTAGCGATTCCGCCAACAATCATCGGTGTCGTTTTGGGGCTTTTACTTACGGGCAAACCTTTATCCCCTATGGTAGCGCTAGGCATCATTATTTTGGCAGGAATAGTAGTTAACAATTCAATTTTATTGGTCGATTATATTAATCAACGCAAGGAAGAGAATTGGGATCGAACAATGGTTGTTATTGCAGCAGGAAAAGAACGACTTCGTCCAATTTTGATGACTACACTGACAACTGTATTAGGGATGATACCTTTGGCGATGGGATTAGGTGATGGAGCTAGTCTGCAACAGCCTATTGGAATTGTAACGATTTTTGGCTTATCCGTTTCTACCTTATTTACACTTGTATTTATACCTGTGGTGTATACACTATTCGATGACTGTTCGAATGTCCTTACACGTCTTTCGAAAAAAGCAACAAGAAAACTAGTTGTAAAGCAGAAAACAGCTGCATAAGAAGAACTGTCTAAAAGCTAGGTTAAAGAAGGAGAGGATTATATGCGTAAAAGTCTAATCATCACAACTTGCTTACTTACGCTGCTACCTTTATCAAAAGTGGCAGCAAATGAGTCATTAGGAGAAGTAGTGGATACAGTAATCAATGAGAGTTTAGAAGCTAAATTGCTTAAAATGGATAGGGATTTACCGTTATCAGCAGATGCCTATAGGTATCAAGATGATTTTAAAGCATTAAAGGATATTAATAATGAGCAGAGAAATTTGAACAAAAAAATGACGTTGCAGGGGATTAAGTATGAAGCAAACCAGTTGGTTTATGGTTATTATAAGGAAAAGCAAGCAGTCAAATTACAAGAGGAAAATTTAAAGTTGTTTGAAAAAGAATATGGAAATAGCCAAGCAAAATATGAGGAAGGGATGTCCACTAAGGGAGCTGTGTTACAAGCGGAAATAGGTGTAAATGAAGCTAAGTTAGCGGTGAAAACAGCAAAGTTAAAATTGAACGAAGCGACTTTACGACTTAATCAAAAACTGGGAAATGAATTTAACGCGGAACTCACAATTCAAACTATACCTGAATTTAGTTTGTTAGGTCCAATTGACTATGATGCTGAAATAATAGCGAAAGAGATGAAAGACAAGCAACCTTCTCTTGTTCTAATTCGTAAGAAATTACAAGAGTACAGCAATATCTTGAATCGAATTGACTCACTTCCTCATTTAGATGAGGAAGAGTTCTTAAAAAAATTACATGGTTTTGATCAACAACTACATGAGCTAACGAACAAAATGGATGAAACAAATTCAATTATTGATGGTAAACAGTTGAATGCGTTGAAGAGTCAGAAGCAACAGGCAGAAGCTGATCGTGGAGAAGTTTCCCAATCTTATCAGGAAGCGCAAGAAAACGGTACACTTTCTCAAGCTGAGGAAGAAAAGTATGTGAAACAACTAGCCAATTTAGACCAGCAAATTTCAAAGCTCACGACAAATATTAAAGATGTAGAAGCCAAAATACCTGGGGTTGAAGAAGCTTTGGGTGAATATAAGAATGCTAAAGGGGAATTAGTAGTATCCCGTGGAGCATTTTTAAAAGAATATGATAAATCGCTCGAAGAACAGGGAAAAGCAAAGCTGGAACTCAAAGAGTATTATACAAATGAAATTCAAAAAATAGAACTTGAACTGGTTCAGGCGGAAAGAAAAGTAAAACTCAAAGCTTTTGAGTTTGAGAATCAGTTTAACGTGTTGAGTGATCAAATCAAACTTGCGGAAGACAAAGTAGAGCAGGCAGAAAGAGAACATAAACAGCAAAAAGAATTGTACGGGTCAGGAGAAATTATTTTTCTGGATGTGCAAAAGTCGCAGCAACAACTCCACGCAACCGAATTAGAATTAACGAATGTTCAATTAGATTATCAACTATTAAAGGAAGAATTCAGCTTATTTAAAGAAGGCTATATTATGTGATTGGCTGACAATCTGTCCGGGAAATATACAACATGACACGTCTATGATTAACCAACAGACGTGTTTGTAAAAAGAAAAAGTGCTGTGTTATTCATCGAAGGAAAGTCGGTGAATAGACAGCACTTTTTCTATTTAGGCCGCATCGATTGTTAATAATACATTTAGCATGGAGCCATTTTCGAGTCTAACTGGTAATTTGAACGCTTGTTTGAAGCCGAAAAACTTGATGGTTCCTGTCATAACCGTTGGAGGGGAAATATCGAGGATAAGTCCATCCTTTTCAAGTAACGTACATAAGTTTCCAGCGACCATATTGCCGAGCTCGCCCGTGAATGACTCAATCATCTCACCTTCGATAGACATACCGAACATTGCTTGGCCAATTAGTGCGATAACTTCCGGAGATGTTTCAAGAATTAAACGGCCTTTTATGCCACCGACAAGCCCAATTAGTACGCTCAACTCTTCTTGTTCAAAGGGTTGTACAGTCATTGTAGGAGATAATACATCTAGTTTAACTGGGATAACAGTTGTTAGAGAGGCAATAGTACCATTCAAGATCATTTGCACATGTTTAGAGGTACTCATTTAGATTCCCCACCTTTTATGATTAGTAGTCCGATTATACCATATTAATATATCGAAAATGCAATATTCGACAAAGTTCTTCGATTTATTTTTTTTTATAGTCAATCAAGGAAAAATGGTATGATAAGAACAGCAATGGATGAAGGGGTCGAGTGATACATGCAAGAACTAGCTCAATTAATTAAACAAGCTGCTACATACGGTCAGCTTTTTACAAATCATGATGATGAGGAACGTTTTAAGAAAACAGAACTTTTTGCGGCAAAACTAATTGATAAGGAATATACAATTGGATTTGCAGGTCATTTTTCCGCAGGTAAATCTTCGATGATTAATGCGTTGACAGGGGATGACCTATTGCCTTCAAGCCCAATCCCGACAAGTGCCAATATCGTAAAAGTACGGAAAACAGATACAGACTATGCGGTCATTTATCGAACAGATGGAACTGCCGTTAAATATGGAGGACATGGATTCCCAGCTGCTGTTAAATCATTCAGTAAGGACGGAGCGGCTGTTTCACTTGTTGAAATTGGTCACACGGAATCTCATTTACCAGAAGGGATTACGGTGATGGATACACCAGGTGTCGATTCAACAGATGATGCGCACCGTCTGTCAACAGAGTCTGCACTTCATCTAGCAGACCTTGTGTTCTATACGATGGATTATAACCATGTGCAATCAGAATTGAATTTCCGCTTTACGAAAGAATTGATGCGTTATAACGATAATGTTTATTTAATTATTAATCAGATTGACAAACACCGTGATAGTGAATTGTCATTTGCAGATTTCAAGCAATCCGTTGAAGATTCATTTAAGATGTGGGGTGTTATACCGAAAGGCATCTTTTATACATCATTGAAAGACGTGACACATCCACATAATGATTTTAGTGCTGTTAAAGCGATTGTGGATGGTTCAATGGAAAACTGGCAACAGCGATTTGTTGAGAATGCCAAGCAAACACTCGTAAAGTTGAAGGATGAGCACAGCCAATTTTTAGCCGATGAAATCGTGGATCGAAAAAATACTTTCTCTGCCATCGTATCGGATGATGAATGGGAAAAACAAGCTGAGCTACAAGCAGAGGTGACAGAATCCAAAAAAATGCTAGCACTTTTATCGGGAGATGAGTTTTCCACTACATTTGAAATTGAGCGTAATAAGCTCATGCAAGGTGCCGCCATTACACCTTATGAAACACGTGAACTATTGAAGTTGTATTTGGAGTCTTTGTCCTCTCGCTTTAAAGTTGGCTTACTATTTGGCGCAAAAAAGACAGCTGAAGAAAGAGAACGTCGTAAGCAGGCATTGGCTGATAATATGAGTGGGCTTGTCCATGCCCAAATTGAAGTCCATCTGAAGGCACTGATGAAAAAGTCGCTGAAAGAGGCTGGTATTTTGACGGATGACCGATCATTAGCGATTGACGGTATCGATTTGTCCGTGCCGTTTGCTGATATTGAAAAAGAGTTCAACGTGTCGGATGTCATTACAGGTGACACGGTTCTTAATTATTCTGAACGGATGAAAACAGCAATCCACGCTGCATTCCGCCGAATGACAGACGAATGGAAGCATGATATGGCGCTCATTGCATCGACAGCTGGTGATGACAATGCCGGTATGCTCGAGCAGAAAGTTCACCGTCTGGATGAAAAACTGCATGCGATTCAGCAAGTTGAAGAAGTTGAAATCCAATTAGCTACCCTCGAAAGTAGTATGGACAATCCGTCGAAGTCGGTTATCACGGGTTGCGAGACGCTTCTGCAACAATGGGAAACACGTGAGATGCTACAAACAATTGAATTCATTGAAGAGCAAGCAACGACTATTTTAGAAGAAATAGCGGAACCGAATGGAAAAGTAGAGCAGCCTGAGCTAGCAGTACTTACTTCTGACTCGGATTCAGTTGTTGCACAAGCCATCCAAGTTGCGCATTCAGTGGAAAGTATTCCAGGTTTTCTAGAAACAGCCGATTATTTACGCAAAAAAGCTGATCGCTTAGAGGGGCAGGAGTTTACAGTCGCCTTATTTGGAGCGTTTAGTGCTGGTAAATCTTCATTTTCCAATGCGTTAATCGGTGAGAAAGTATTGCCGGTTTCACCTAATCCAACAACGGCAGCTATTAACCGCATTCGTCCCGTTTCGGCCGGAAAAGAAGACGGAACGGCAGATGTGCTGTTGAAAACGGAAGAACGTATGATAGAGGACGTCACTCGTTCATTCGAGGCGCTTGGTGTAGCTGTTACATCATTGCATGAGGCTCATCAAAAAGCTGACGAAGCGCTACAGACAGAATTGACAGATGAAAATCTTCATATCCATAAGGCATTTATCAATGCCTTTAAAAAAGGATATCCGATTTATCAGCAAAAATTAGGTACTATTATCAAAGCTGAGCGGGATGAATTTGTTAAATTTGTCGCGGAAGAAGACCGCAGCTGTTTCGTTGAATCCATCGATTTTTATTATGATTGTGAATTGACGCGAAAAGGCATTACACTTGTCGATACCCCAGGAGCGGATTCCATAAACGCACGTCATACTGATGTTGCATTCGAATATATCCGAAATGCCGATGCGATTTTGTTCGTGACGTATTATAATCATGCATTTGCTAGGGCGGACAGGGAGTTTCTTGTTCAACTTGGCCGGGTGAAAGATGCTTTCGAACTCGACAAGATGTTTTTCATCGTCAATGCGATTGACCTTGCAGCTAACGAGGAAGAGGCGGAGGCGGTCAAAACATTCGTTGCGGATGAACTGCAGAAGTTCGGCATCCGCAATCCGAGAGTTCATGGTATTTCAAGCTTGCAGGCACTAGAAGCGAAAGTGAATCAACGATTGGATCCATTTATGTCACCGTTTGAAGAGCAGTTCCATGATTTCCTCGAACATGACCTAAAGGGACTCGCAGTACAGGCGTTGGAAGAAGAGACCGTGAAAACAATTGAACGATTGGCATCACTGATTTCACGGACAGAAGCAAACAGGACACGCAAGGCTGAGAGGCTAGAAGAGTTGAATAAGATTGAAGGAGAAGTGCGTCAACACTTTGCCTACAATTTTGCCGAGGTATTAAGAAAAGCAACGAACAATGAGTTAAGTGAGCTGGTTTATTACATTTTACAGCGCGTATTTTTACGCTATGGCGATTTTTTCAAAGAAGCATATAG comes from Sporosarcina sp. FSL K6-3457 and encodes:
- a CDS encoding MFS transporter is translated as MRGFVYLIVFFSFFDLFSQLPVMSPFALSLGASPFLIGLAVGMYSFSNTIGNIISGFMTDKKGPFIILLIGLFAAALSLFLYSFATGPMSLLGVRFVHGFMEGLIVPAAFTFLANRAEESKRGKSVAISGAFVGMAAIVGPAYGGIVAAKTSTPFIMAVNGGIMLILAIVAFFVLRSFTHVPKQSTRKVGNFRVRHLFQHPGMVRAFAGAFFLMFSQGVLALLLPLKVESLGFDTKTSGMLLSTFGVVAILIFLLPINRIFDRVRPMITLAFGMSLMGLAMLLLSQIEQLNYLYMAMAVYGAGFAFLFPSINSLLIDSSSAEFRGKAYGYFYAFFSMGVVAGSSVIGYLDLTYKDGFMLTGAILLAIATYALIGMRKNRSIDKSSLVG
- a CDS encoding diaminopimelate dehydrogenase; the protein is MTIRVGIAGYGNLGRGVESAIAQNKDMELVGVFSRRNPADVQLLNNNVPVHTMDDIQNYTDAIDVLILCGGSKNDLPEQGPALAALFNTVDSFDTHAKIPEYFEAVDATAKPNGKTAIISVGWDPGLFSINRLYGEAVLSEGATYTFWGKGLSQGHSDAVRRIPGVKGAVQYTIPVPDAVDRVRSGSLPELSTREKHTRDCYVVLHEGVSAEEVKQAIVTMPDYFTDYDTTVTFITEEELARDHSAMPHGGFVIRSGKTGEGNAQVMEYSLKLDSNPEFTSSVLVAYARAAYRLNQNGETGAKTVFDIAPGLLSPKSAAELRKELL
- a CDS encoding nucleoside 2-deoxyribosyltransferase encodes the protein MKFYLASGFQNKKAVNYVSGKLIEAGCVHTYDWTKNDRAMTLEELKVIGEAEKKAILESDVVVILLPGGKGSHIELGIALGRGKKIFLYSADEKVNDFDTTSTFYHLPEVEQVIGTLDELVERVCGFLTGYSRLHF
- a CDS encoding efflux RND transporter periplasmic adaptor subunit, which gives rise to MIKKGSIRPIIMMALMLVLTGCTSNNSAGETDEFSLPQEEKKVIIETAQVKQGNLYSTRGLSAQVVSAQEVEVYVNLGGRIIEIAVKEGEIVERGQIIALLDSEEQEMVISQANDAVDQAKAQINQAEQQLQTAEHSKRQATSRHEQSKLAFARLEKQYSKFQDPQDESEMETSQSIDLAELKSQWDNALSNLEKSSRLYDKDIIPRKELEQAQTQEESARRSYEKSLLSAKESAEKNVLAVNESSEELKNTIENDKISLLISEMELQQADVGIEQAKIILTQAQQASQQAKKVSEKAKTKLSESVIRAPFTGIVNNVHVKEGGYAAPQAPIVTMFNNQQLKVMSSIYPTQKKDLVKGQKVEIVGVNGEVSHVGEITYIAPYVDDKGFIQLEASIQGGDSQNFIVGEHVELVVETMIGEDQLIIPTKAITEKDGRAFIYSIQDSKASYLEIEILQMQEEWTSVKGNLQSGEEIAVKGMVLLSDGSNVQVVGGVEPNEEKTNQAKENKDSSKEKDGESR
- a CDS encoding efflux RND transporter permease subunit, producing MAVKRSVAVTLLLVGIVVTGIFCLQKFNVELMPEFKLSMAFITANYPNASAEEVDQKITVPLEQLLKEDQDIKSVSSTSSKGSSSIFVTFKSNINLEKKIQDLQMKIDGSRSMMPAGVQSLVISDYNRSMGREPVIGFSILGAKGDESFLQRIESEIANIQGVAEVKFRGSNVRQLRINLNSQQLAAYKLTTSDLLKALTKNSVQTIGTIQESGKELQLVVPEEQYTIAAIEQTKIPTADGLFISIRDIADISIVSNEEKNLYTINDKPTIGFSVVKESNANIVEVTDAILEKIETLKETLPQGIDIQIGDNAGIFVKDSIKQVTNNLIMGGLLASAVLLFFFKSFRILVIIVLSIPISIIMALIALYFSGQTLNVLSLAGLALGVGMMVDSSIVILENIIKYKQQGYPIFEAVKQGSKELRQAVIASTLTTIIVFSPLFFIGDLKSLTMPFALAVIFTLIASLLAAITIVPMLSYKWMGSEKVVIQNNAKWLSGLINQYQKVLKWSLKKRWVPVLVALALSIGSLFLIPLIGFEAITVEDDGRIHMDASMHGKLSEDELLLLIKQLDDAIEPFDNIIQVKEKSVEQGYISYFIQLVPKSERKEQLQEILAQVKQSLAPSSMVSLYINGEELEVFDANREQRIDVTLSGTNYEVLTALTEQVTLFLENTPGIVDIDVPDISGEPQLKLVVNNALAAKYGLDREQIVMQMQEAVMNDEVMRFSENETDYRVYVNYANRQTDTMAFWENLNVKTASGDHIPLFAVASFESTQGPISIQRKGFKQGITVRASVAATDETGEIINEFNRMLEEIPFPPEYGYEFYSFDTGDEELITKLIVAIVAAIGLVYAVLAIQFNSYSQPIIIMLAIPPTIIGVVLGLLLTGKPLSPMVALGIIILAGIVVNNSILLVDYINQRKEENWDRTMVVIAAGKERLRPILMTTLTTVLGMIPLAMGLGDGASLQQPIGIVTIFGLSVSTLFTLVFIPVVYTLFDDCSNVLTRLSKKATRKLVVKQKTAA
- a CDS encoding TolC family protein, encoding MRKSLIITTCLLTLLPLSKVAANESLGEVVDTVINESLEAKLLKMDRDLPLSADAYRYQDDFKALKDINNEQRNLNKKMTLQGIKYEANQLVYGYYKEKQAVKLQEENLKLFEKEYGNSQAKYEEGMSTKGAVLQAEIGVNEAKLAVKTAKLKLNEATLRLNQKLGNEFNAELTIQTIPEFSLLGPIDYDAEIIAKEMKDKQPSLVLIRKKLQEYSNILNRIDSLPHLDEEEFLKKLHGFDQQLHELTNKMDETNSIIDGKQLNALKSQKQQAEADRGEVSQSYQEAQENGTLSQAEEEKYVKQLANLDQQISKLTTNIKDVEAKIPGVEEALGEYKNAKGELVVSRGAFLKEYDKSLEEQGKAKLELKEYYTNEIQKIELELVQAERKVKLKAFEFENQFNVLSDQIKLAEDKVEQAEREHKQQKELYGSGEIIFLDVQKSQQQLHATELELTNVQLDYQLLKEEFSLFKEGYIM